In the Sarcophilus harrisii chromosome 1, mSarHar1.11, whole genome shotgun sequence genome, one interval contains:
- the LOC100924552 gene encoding olfactory receptor 13D1-like: METHNKTSVTMFFLHGLAGYPVFYMVFFLLCLIMYIVILMGNSFLITISILDSHLHTPMYFFLSNLSFLDICYTSSSIPLLLVNFLSEEKSISFIGCGLQMFFSFAMGSTECVLLSVMAFDRYVAICNPLRYTIIMNKGLSVKMVTGCWMAGGLTSVIQTSLVMRLTFCGNVIDYLTCEILAVLKLACEDISLNVIIMVISNIFIIVIPVVFIFISYFFILFTILRINSVEGRKKAFSTCSSHLTVVIMFYGTITFMYMKPESKDSHATDELIALFYAVVIPMLNPIIYSLRNKDVKAAVIKLSKNIFSQRT, translated from the coding sequence ATGGAAACACACAATAAGACCTCTGTGACTATGTTCTTTCTTCATGGTCTTGCTGGCTATCCTGTCTTTTATATGGTTTTCTTTCTGTTATGCCTTATTATGTACATTGTAATCCTGATGGGCAACAGTTTTCTCATTACAATCAGCATCCTGGACTCTCACCTCCACACTCCCATGTATTTCTTCCTCagtaatctttcttttttggacatCTGCTACACATCTTCTTCCATTCCCTTGTTACTTGTGAATTTCCTTTCAGAGGAAAAATCTATTTCCTTCATTGGATGTGGATTacaaatgttcttttcctttgccATGGGATCCACAGAGTGTGTGCTCCTTTCTGTAATGGCATTTGATCGTTATGTAGCCATTTGCAATCCTCTGAGATATACAATTATCATGAACAAGGGCCTTTCTGTGAAGATGGTGACTGGTTGTTGGATGGCAGGTGGGTTGACTTCAGTGATACAAACCTCCCTAGTTATGCGTCTGACATTTTGTGGGAACGTCATTGACTATCTCACATGTGAGATCCTGGCTGTGTTGAAATTGGCCTGTGAAGATATTTCTCTCAATGTGATTATAATGGtgatatcaaatatttttataatagtgaTTCCAGTGGTATTCATATTCATCTCctactttttcattctatttACCATCTTGAGAATCAATTCtgttgagggaagaaaaaaagccttttctaccTGCTCTTCCCATCTGACTGTAGTGATTATGTTTTATGGAACTATCACCTTCATGTACATGAAGCCAGAGTCCAAAGACTCCCATGCAACAGATGAACTGATTGCTCTCTTCTATGCTGTGGTCATTCCTATGCTGAATCCCATCATTTACAGTCTGAGGAACAAGGATGTGAAAGCAGCTGTGATAAAGCTCAGCAAAAATATCTTCTCACAGAGAACATGA
- the LOC100923758 gene encoding olfactory receptor 13D1-like, with protein MNKGNYTTVTEFFLFGLSHYPALQISLYVLCLVMYLVILLGNSILIIISILDPRLHTPMYFFLANLSFLDICYTSSSIPPMLVNFMSKRKSISFTGCALQMVISLGLGCTECVLLAVMAFDRYVAICNPLRYTIIVNKALCVQIATWTWMLGFLYSLLLTLLAMMRPFCDNIIDHLACEILALLKLICGDISLNVFIMTVGNFVFLVIPLLLIFFSYVFILSTILRINSSEGRKKAFSTCSAHLTVVILFYGSALFMYMKPQSKDTKTSDELIGLSYWVVTPMLNPIIYSLRNKEVKEGVEKTIIKNPFNSIF; from the exons ATGAACAAAGGAAATTACACCACTGTAACTGAATTTTTTCTGTTTGGACTTTCTCATTACCCAGCTCTCCAGATATCTCTTTATGTGCTCTGCCTTGTAATGTATCTGGTGATTCTATTAGGAAATAGCATCCTCATTATCATTAGCATACTAGATCCCCGCCTTCACACtccaatgtattttttccttgcaAACCTCTCTTTTTTAGATATCTGTTACACATCCTCCTCCATTCCTCCAATGCTTGTAAATTTCATGTCTaagagaaaatccatttctttcactgggtgtgCATTACAAATGGTCATTTCTCTTGGCTTGGGCTGTACAGAGTGTGTGCTTCTGGCTGTGATGGCTTTTGACCGGTATGTTGCCATCTGCAATCCCCTAAGATACACCATCATAGTGAATAAGGCACTCTGCGTTCAGATAGCAACTTGGACCTGGATGTTAGGCTTCCTGTATTCCCTGCTACTCACTCTGCTGGCTATGATGAGACCTTTCTGTGACAACATCATTGACCATCTTGCCTGTGAAATCTTGGCTCTTCTCAAGCTTATCTGTGGAGATATTTCCCTCAATGTGTTCATTATGACAGttggaaattttgttttcttagtcatTCCTTTGCTactcattttcttctcatatGTTTTCATCCTTTCCACTATCCTGAGGATCAACTCCagtgaagggaggaagaaagccTTTTCCACCTGCTCAGCCCATCTAACTGTGGTGATTTTATTCTATGGCTCAGCCCTTTTCATGTATATGAAACCCCAATCAAAGGACACCAAAACTTCTGATGAACTCATTGGACTGTCTTACTGGGTAGTAACCCCAATGCTGAACCCTATCATCTATAGCCTGAGGAACAAGGAGGTAAAAGAGGGTGTTGAAAAA ACAATcattaaaaatccttttaatagtattttttag